The genomic stretch TCTCATAGATGGTGCTAACACAGCGGACGATGCATTGGGAGATGTGGTAACACAACTTTGCATTATATGGTTCCACTTGTACAGAGAGTGTTAATTCCGCTTCATTAACGGAGACTTTTTGTTGAACGTCCCTTTCCTTTATCAAAAGTTCATAAACAAATTGAAAATCTTCTTTTTGATCAAACGTTATTGAAACCAATGTATTCCCCCCTGTCCACCTTCTTACTAAAATCTATATGGCTTCAGATTGGAAATGATGTATAGAACAATAAAAAAGCCTTCCCTAAGGAAGACTTTAGACTCGTCTATTTTTCCCCTGTAAAAAGACTGGGGTGGTAAAATGCTTTATTCTTTCCATGATTCGCTTCGCTTTTGTTTCTTCAATTCCACTTTTATGAGAATAAGCGAGATGCTCCTCTAACAAGGAATAATCCAAATTAGAAGAATAAAGCGTTGGTAACCCTTCTGTCATACGATATTGGAGCAGAGCACCAAGTATGTCATCCCGTACCCAACTCGAAATATTTTCAGCCCCAATATCATCAAGGATTAATAAAGGAGTCTCTTTTAAGTAATTTAGCTTTTCATCAATCGATTGATCTTGTATGGCACTTTTCATTTGTCGAAAGAAATCAGGCGTATAAATAAACTGCGAACGGACGCCTTTTTCCTTGGCTAACTGATTTGCAATTGCCCCTAGAATAAATGTTTTGCCAACACCAAAACCACCATGAATATAGAGCCCTTTCTTCGTTTCACCCGGAACAAAGTCCTCGACGTATTGAATAGCTGTGCCAATCGCTTCAATTCGCACAGGATCTTCATCATCCAAATCCGCAAATGTCGCTTCGAGAATTTCTTTTGGAATATAGTAGCTCTGAATCATTTCATTTCGCTTCTTATTCTTATCTTCTTCAATCCTTGTTGGACAGCGGTTATAACGAATATCGATGACTGAACGGTTAAGAAATAACTCTGGCTCGTACCCTTGCATCATATTAATACAGTTGGAGAGCCCAGGGCACCCCTCACACCGTTTAGACTGAGTCGTAAATTCATACAATCTTGCAAGACTTCGATCAATCATTTTTTCATCGACTTCATCTTGTTCCTCAATAAATGCTTGAATATCTTCATCTGCCATGATCGCTTTTTTCATTTCTTGATATTGCTGTTGGAACTTCTTGTTACCCGGCATTTTATTAAACGATTCTTGGATGGACTCCATACGTTTCACCCCGCTTTATTTTTTGTATTTGCTTAGCATCTTCTTAAGCTGATCTTGTTTTTCTGAGCGCTCTTCATGGGACATATCCGGTTCTTTTTGATCAGATATCCATTCAGGAACTTTGTCTTTTCGAGCTGTAGAACTTCCCTTTCCTCGAGATGCTGGATTCGCCTTTTTCTTGGGCTGCTGTAGTTCTTTTATGGCAAGATCCATGGCTTCTCTCACTGTCTTTACCCTTGCTCTTGCCCAGTGACTCGCAAATTTTTCTACGTAGTTTTTCGAGAGCTTTTTATCCTGTGTTTCAATAATAAAATCAAGGAGGACGTTCATTACACCAGGAGTTAGCTTCTGTTCATCCATAATACGCTCGACAAGTTTCATATCTGCTTCTGATGGCTTACCACCTTCAGCCGCACGTTGAAGAATATCATAAGGTGTCATTTGCTCATAACGCTGAGCGGCCTTCTCCTCTTCCGTTACAGGCTCTTTTGTATGGAATTCTTGCAGTGCAGCAGGCTGTCGCCTATATTGAAGAGCAGGTACCTTTCCTCGATTTTCAAGAGCAAACCAGCTGCTTACTTCTTTTCGGAGAAGATCATCTGATAGCTCATCATGATGAATGGCCGCCTGTTCCACGATTCGCCCCATTTCATAAGGCTCAATCTTATAGACAAAAGCAAGTCGCTCAATTGTTTTCTTAACCGAATCTGTAAACATTTTCTCTGTTACAATCATATCAGAAATGTGCTGTTTCATCACATCAAAGTCAAATTCAGATGAAGTGAAAACAAGTCCCTTATTATCATTTCGACTTGCGATCTCTCGAACCTCATCTTCTTCCTCATAACTTGCCGTCATCTCAGAAGGATGAAGGGAATCGTATACTTCGTTAAACGAAGCAGTCATATCCTTATATTCTGACAAATCCGGCTTTTCAACAGAGAAATACTTTTTTAAATCCTGGTATCGATTACGGCCTAATCGATTGAACAAATAAATATTTAAAACACCGTCATTAAAAAAACGATCAGGTGTTAGCGGTGGCTGAAGCTCGTAAGTAAAGTGTCTCGTATCTTCTCCGTTTTTGAGGAAAGTTTTTAATAAGCCGATCCCCTCTAGCTTTCGTCGCTCTTCAAGTAGTTTTTTTGTATCCCATCTCATCATCAGTAATAAATGATGATGAGTCATTTTTGTAACAAGACTGTCCTGTTGCTCATGAGCGCTCCACATCGTCATATAGAGACTGTATGCCCCTGCACCAATTAGAGGCTGATATAACAAGGTAAGGACATTCCTATCGTAATCATGCAATAACCCGAACGCCTCAATTTGAAGCGTATCAACAGGAAGAAGTTCTTTCCAATGCATATGCTTCACCTTTATATTCCTTCATAGATTTTTCTAACTAACTGATCGCCTGAGTCATAACAAGGTCTTGACTCATCATGGCATTTGTCTTATTAACGTACAAAAAAAGAGCTTACACTAAGCTCCTTTTCCTTACTCTGCTCTGTTAATTAATTCTTTAAGCTCACGAATAAAAACATTAATGTCTTTAAACTGACGATAAACGGAAGCAAATCGAACGTAAGCGACTTCGTCAACTTTTGCCAGTTGATCCATCACAAGCTCACCGACAGTATCACTACTGATTTCGGAAGCTCCCTGATTACGAAGGTCGCGTTCTATTTCATTTACGATGGTTTCAAGTTTTTCGAGCGGCACGGGTCTTTTCTCGCAGGCTTTAATTAAACCTCTGAGAATTTTTTCCCGGCTAAACTCTTCCCTAGCTCCATCTTTTTTCACGACAATAAGCGGTATTTCTTCAACTGTTTCAAACGTTGTAAATCGATAGGTACACGATTCACATTCGCGGCGCCTGCGTATCGATCGGCCTTCATGAACCGGTCTGGAGTCAAGCACTCTTGTACCATTATGATTGCAGTTGGGACAGCGCATTAGATCATCTCCACTAAACGAACAAGATTTCTATCTCTTATTTTAGCATAAAATGCGCGACGACACACATCCTACTAAATTTGCTCTGAAATGCCTGTTCCAATCAACGTTAGCTTTTTCTTCAAATCTGAATAAATCGTTTCAATTACTTTTTTGCTAAAACCGAAATCTACTGGTAAAGGAGTCTCTGTCGAAACCGAAAAATCTACCGCTGTTTTATAAGCGCGCACCGTCACGACGGTTACGACGATTAACGCTTTTTTAGGACCCTTCACTTGAAATACAAACTCTCCACGTTCGGGTGAATTGGTCACAATTTCACCTTTGTAGTGTTTTTGAAGAATCGCTTTCGCTTCTGTAAAAGCCTGTTCTTTTGTCGCTTTAAAATAATGCGTTTTCAATGCATCATTTTGGTGCCTTTCCCCTGTTTCAGAACGATTGCTAAAAAACTCTTTTATTCCCACCCCTAGTCCTCCTCTATTTTTTTTAAGAATAGCAATAAATGACTGATAAATCAATGAGGTCGCGCTGAATCCCCGTTCAACCGAAGCTAATAAATTTCTTAGCTAAACTAAAAAAGGGCACCCAGGGTGCCCTTTTAATCGAAGTATTATTATTATGAAGTAAACGCTGACTGTTCTTCTCTAACTTTAGGTTTTACAGGTCCCATGCCTCGTGGAAGTTCGATGTTCTCACGCGTATCCGCTCCAAGTGCATCCGCAATGTAGTTTGCAGCTACGTTTGGATCAAGATCACCACAAGTATACACATCAATACTTGCATAACCATGTTCCGGGAAACTGTGAATTGTTAAATGTGATTCAGAAATAATCACAACACCACTTACACCCTGAGGTGCAAATTTATGAAATGCTACTTCCCGAACCTCTGCACCAGACTTAAGAGCAGCTTCAACAAACGTTTCTTCGATAAATTTCATGTTGTTTAATTTTTCAGTGTCACAGCCCCATAGTTCAGCAATGACGTGACGTCCCATTGTATCCATAGCAAAATTCCCCCTTTATTTTTACTCATGCCTAAAGCATGCGGTATTGAAAATCCACCACGGGGGAAAGTTAGTCCGATGAGGTCCTAACCCTTTAAGTAGTTTTCAATGCCAAATTGCTATAAAAGAAGTTCACGAAAAATAGTATAAGGCTTTTATTTTTTTTTTGCAAGAATAAATTAAATGCTGATTACGCTTTTGTATCCTCAACCTCAAAAAATCCAGTGTCCTTGCAAATTTTTCCGCGATAATTAAAACATATCCAAAACTGTCGAGATTTATCCTTTATTTCAAAAGCTTTCATTAGCGATAACAAATCAAAAAAGAAGCGGGAGACGTTCTCCCACTTCTTTCCTTATCACCTATACGCTTACTTTCAACCTTTCGGGAATTCTTTCCCCAACGTACTTCGCCATATCAACGACTCGACAAGAATATCCCCACTCATTGTCATACCAGGCAAGTACCTTTACTTTTTTATTCTCAACGACCATTGTCGATAGTCCATCTACGATAGAAGAATGAGCATTACCATTGTAGTCAATTGATACTAATGGTTCATCAGAGTAAGCGAGAATACCTCTTAGTGGCCCCTCAGAAGCAGCTTTTAAAGCATCATTAACTTCATCAATGGTCACTTCTTTCTTAAGATCAACCACAAGGTCGACTAATGACACATTTGGTGTCGGTACGCGAAGCGACATTCCGTTAAGTTTCCCTTCTAAATGAGGCAATACTTTTGAAATCGCTTTAGCTGCACCTGTCGACGTCGGAATAATTGATTGGCCACAGGCACGTGCTCTTCTTAAATCTTTATGCGGATTATCAATGTTTTTCTGATCATTCGTATATGCATGAACTGTTGTCATCATACCCGAAACAATTCCAAAGGACTTATCAAGCACTTGAACAACCGGGGCCAGACAATTGGTTGTACAAGATGCATTTGATAAAACATGATGTTTCTGATCATTGTATTCGCTTTCATTAATGCCCATCACAATTGTAAGATCTTCATTCTTACCAGGTGCTGTAATGATTACTTTCGTAGCTCCTGCATCAATATGAAAACCAGCTTCTTCTCTCGTACGAAACTTGCCGGTAGCTTCAATCACAATGTCGATTCCCATCTCTTTCCATGGAAGAGATTTTGGATCACGATTATTTAAAACAACCACTTTTTTATTGTTAATCTTTATCCCATTCTCAATTGGTGTAACCTCTCCATCAAATGTACCGTGAATGCTATCATATTTAATTAAATGGCTGAGCGTTTCTGGCGGATAGCTAGCGTTAATTGCTACAACTTCCAAACTATCTTCCATTATTGCCTTTCTAAATACCATTCGCCCAATTCTTCCAAAGCCATTAATTGCTACTCTTGATTTCATTCAGCGTTCCTCCCGCCACATATGTGTTATACTTATTTCCCCTATCACAAAATTAGTATAACATATAATATGCAAATAAAAAGATTAATTTACACTATTTTTGTAGAACGTCTTTATCTAAGCGCATGACGATTAAAAAACAAAAAACACGCCGTTTGCAGACGTGTTTTTGTTTATAGTATTCTCCATTTTTTTAGAATGTTGTTAAGTTGTTCTTCCGTTTCTTCACGTGTTCCGGTGTTATCAATCACATCATCAGCCAGTTCTTTCTTTTCTTCAATGGGCATTTGCGATTGAATACGATCGAAAGCCTCTTCTTCCGTACTCCCATCCCTCTCAACTAATCTCGATAGCTGGGTTTTTGCATCGACATAAACGAGAAGGGTTTGATCAACCATATGAGTTAGCTGACTTTCAAATAAAAGCGGAATATCGAAAACAATATGCGCGCTTCCCCGTTCTTTTAGAGCTGCTGCTTGATCAAGCATTCCTTTCCGAATTGCAGGATGAAGAATACGATTTAATACTTTGCGCTTTTCCTCATCTTTAAAAATGACAGCTCCTAACTTCTTCCGATCTAGCCCCCCATCTTCTGCTTTCATATCATCTCCAAATAATCGAAAGATGTCTTGAAGTGCTGGCTCACCAGGTTCAACTACTTTTCTTGCCATTACGTCTGCATCAATGATTGGTATGTCATATCGGCGAATCATCTCTGCTACAGTACTTTTTCCACTAGCGATTCCACCGGTAAGTCCAATATCCATCGTCATCCTCCTTTCACTACATTCTAAGGAACCCTAAGATAATGAGTAGGCATCCCGGTAAGAGTGATAGTTTATCCATCCATTTAAGGTTTGAAGTAAGGTTTCCGAACTTTAAACCTAAGAGCAAAAACAGCGAACTCATACAAGCAATCAAAAGTGACGTTTCAATAGGAGGAAAACCAACCATTGACGCACCTATACCTGCTCCAAACGCATCAAGAGACAATGCAGCACCCAGCATAATTGCTTCAATACCTGTAATTGTACCAGAATCATCAAAGTCTGCCGTTGTCGGTTTTCTCAAAATGCTGATAACCACCCCGATCGAGCGTATTTCATAATGAAGAAGAATTCGCTCAGAAACCGTTTTTTCAACCTCTTTGTTGTTACGAATCATTTGATACAATACCCATCCACCTAGCGCAATAAGAATGCCGCCACCAATTCGCTGAGCTACTATATCTGAAATCCATAACTGTAAAAGAGAGCCAAACCCCATTGCGATTAACATGGAGATCGCCGAACAAATCGAGATGATAAGAATCGACTTAAAAGGAATTTTCATCCTTCTGAGGCCATACGTTAAGCCAACTCCAAATCCATCTACGCTTACGGCAAATGCTAAGAAAAAAAGAGAAACCCAGTACATAGGCGAGCTCCTTCCATACTAAAATCTTAAATAGTATATGAAAGGAGCCCATCCAACGCTACGACTCACTCATTCACCTGACAGAGCGGACAAAACGTAGTACCTCTTCCTCCAACAACGATTTTCTCGAGCTCAGTTTGACAGTTTTTACATCCCTGACCAACGCGTCCATAAACAAAGAGATTATCCTGATAAGTGCCTACTTTCCCCTGACTGTTTACATAGGAACGAATTGTACTACCACCTTTATTCACAGCATCAGATAACGTATGAACGATCTGTTCTCTAAGTGTTTCAATTTCTCTGTTTGTAAGTGTCGATGCGATTCGCTCAGGGTGTATTCTAGCTTTAAACAGTGCTTCATCGACATAGATATTCCCCAGTCCAACCACGAGGGTTTGATCTAACAACACTGTTTTAACTTTTCGAGACGTTTTTTGAAACCCTTTTTGTAATACTTCAGAGGTAAATTGTTCTGAAAAAGGTTCATGCCCCAGCTGCACGAGTGGCAACTCATTTTCCTCTAATCCAATAGGAAAAAGATGCATCGTGCCAAACTTCCGCACGTCATGATAACGAAGCTCCGTTCCATCTTCAAACGTAAAAAACACATGCGTATGATGATCAAATTCTTCATCGATAGCAGATAACTTATATTTTCCTTCCATACGAAGGTGAGAGACGATTACATCATCTTCAAGAACAAGTTTTAAAAACTTCCCTCTTCTTTCAACACCTGTAAAAGTCTGACCAATCACTTTCATTTTGAAGGCTTCAACATCATCTGGTTTCTTAATGATTTTAGGCCACTTTACAACAACATTTGTGACCTTCTTCCCTACAACCAGACCTTCTAGTGTGCGTTTTACCGTTTCTACTTCTGGTAATTCAGGCATATTTCCCTCTCCTTTGATGCCTACTTCGCATCATACCAGGTGGAGCCATACTCATAATCAACTTTCAGTGGGACGTCCAGTTTGATTGCAGATTCCATTACTTCAGGTACGATACGTTTTAACGTTTCAATCTCTTCTTGTGGTGCCTCAAAAATCAATTCATCATGTACTTGAAGCAACATACGTGTTTCTAACTTTTCTTCTTTTAAGCGTGTCTCCATTTGAACCATGGCGAGCTTAATAATATCCGCAGCCGTTCCCTGTATTGGTGTGTTCATTGCCGTTCTTTCAGCGAATCCACGCTGATTAAAATTCCGAGAATTAATTTCAGGTAGATACCTTCTTCTCTGTAACAATGTTGAGACATATCCGTCTTCTTTAGCTTTTGTAACAACGTCTTCCATATAGTTTTTTACGCCAGGAAAGCTTTCTAAATAGCGATCAATAAATTCTCCCGCTTCTTTTCTCGAAACGTCGATACTTTGTGACAAGCCATAATCACTAATGCCATAAACAATTCCAAAGTTAACAGCTTTCGCATGTCTGCGCATATTCGACGTAACATCTTCTTTGTCTACATTAAAAACGTTCATCGCTGTTTTTGTATGAATGTCTTCATCTTGCTGGAAAGCCTCTATCAAATTCTTATCTTGCGCGATATGTGCGAGAACGCGTAGCTCAATTTGAGAATAATCCGCTGCAAACATCACCCAATCTTTTCGAGATGGAATAAACGCTTTTCTGATTTTGCGACCTTCTTCGAGGCGAATTGGTATATTCTGCAAATTCGGATCAGTCGAACTGAGTCTTCCAGTCTGTGTTAAAGCTTGATTAAACCTTGTGTGTATTTTACCTGTATCTGAGTAAATAACTTTTAACAAACCTTCAATATAAGTCGAATTTAATTTACCGAGCTGACGATAAAGGAGGATTTCCGGAATTACCTCGTGTTTACTTTCAAGCTTTTCAAGCACATCAGCTGACGTTGAATAGCCAGTTTTTGTTTTCTTAATAACCGGAAGCTCCAACTTCTCAAATAAAACTTCCCCAAGTTGTTTAGGCGAGTTAATATTAAATTCAGTTCCCGCGAGTTCAAAAACCTTTGCTTCAATCTTACTCAATTTTTCATTTAACTCTTCACCCATTTTTTCTAGGAATTTGGTATCAACGGAAACACCTTTTGTTTCCATTTCACCTAAAACAAGCGTAAGAGGCATTTCTAGGTCATGGAACAGCTCATACTGCTCATTGTTTCTTAACTGTTCTTCAAGCTTGTCTTTTAATTGATATACCGCATAGGCTTTTCGAACAAGATGGTCTGTAAACTCGTCAACTTCTGGAAGCTTACGTTTCGCTCCCTTTCCATAAATGGACTCATCAGAAGAAACAATAGAAAAGCCTTCTCGTCTCGAAATAGCAGATAGGTCATGCGTCGATTCAGATGGATTTAGGAGATAGGAAGCAATCACTAAATCAAACGTAATCCCTTCTAATGAAATGCCCTTCCACCCTAAAGCTACAACGGCTCTTTTCGCATCAAAAACCCATTTCTTCTGAGAACGATCTTCTAGAAAATTTCGAAACAATTGAGACTGCAGAGCTAAATCTGTTGGGATAAAATAATTCCCGTTTTCATTTACAAGGGAAATCCCTTGTATATCGGCATTATGGTAATTCTCATCCATCACTTCCACAATCATGGCAGAAGGACTAACGAGATGCTTGGCTTCTATCTCGTTGATCGTCTCAAAATCTAAATCATCGATTTTCTCGTCTTCTACTTCTGTCCCCCCGATTCGATTAAGAAGAGACTTAAACCCAAGTTCACTAAACAGTGTAGCGACTGCTTCATGATTATAACCGCTGTAGCCTAAATCAGTTATCCCTAGTTCAAGTGGCGTTTCTTTAAAAATCGTTACAAGCTCTTTGCTCATCATGGCCTGCTCTTGATTTTCTTCCAATTTTTCTTTTAACTTTTTACCAGATACATCATTAAGCGATTCAAAAACGGCATCCACCGTGCCAAATTGTTTTAATAATTTAAGAGCCGTTTTCTCTCCAACACCAGGTACACCAGGAATATTGTCCGAGTTATCACCCATAAGCGCCTTCATGTCAATGATTTGATCAGGGCTAAGACCATACTTTTCACGAAGAAAGGCTGGGTCATATGTATCAATGTCGGTTATTCCTTTTTTCGTTAAGGCTACGTGAACGTTATCTGAAACAAGTTGGAGAAGATCTTTATCTCCGGAATAAATTTTCACTTCCCAATCTTCTTTACTCGCAAGATCCGATACGGTTCCAATGATATCATCTGCTTCATAATTCTTAATTTCATAACGTTTAATTTGAAATGCGTCCAGCACTTCACGTATAACAGGGAACTGTTCACTTAATTCTGAAGGGGTTTTTTGTCGCCCGCCTTTATACTCTGTATACGTTTTATGGCGAAACGTTGTTTTACCGGCATCGAAAGCAACGAGCATATGTGT from Bacillus sp. Cs-700 encodes the following:
- the dnaI gene encoding primosomal protein DnaI; its protein translation is MESIQESFNKMPGNKKFQQQYQEMKKAIMADEDIQAFIEEQDEVDEKMIDRSLARLYEFTTQSKRCEGCPGLSNCINMMQGYEPELFLNRSVIDIRYNRCPTRIEEDKNKKRNEMIQSYYIPKEILEATFADLDDEDPVRIEAIGTAIQYVEDFVPGETKKGLYIHGGFGVGKTFILGAIANQLAKEKGVRSQFIYTPDFFRQMKSAIQDQSIDEKLNYLKETPLLILDDIGAENISSWVRDDILGALLQYRMTEGLPTLYSSNLDYSLLEEHLAYSHKSGIEETKAKRIMERIKHFTTPVFLQGKNRRV
- a CDS encoding DnaD domain protein, which codes for MHWKELLPVDTLQIEAFGLLHDYDRNVLTLLYQPLIGAGAYSLYMTMWSAHEQQDSLVTKMTHHHLLLMMRWDTKKLLEERRKLEGIGLLKTFLKNGEDTRHFTYELQPPLTPDRFFNDGVLNIYLFNRLGRNRYQDLKKYFSVEKPDLSEYKDMTASFNEVYDSLHPSEMTASYEEEDEVREIASRNDNKGLVFTSSEFDFDVMKQHISDMIVTEKMFTDSVKKTIERLAFVYKIEPYEMGRIVEQAAIHHDELSDDLLRKEVSSWFALENRGKVPALQYRRQPAALQEFHTKEPVTEEEKAAQRYEQMTPYDILQRAAEGGKPSEADMKLVERIMDEQKLTPGVMNVLLDFIIETQDKKLSKNYVEKFASHWARARVKTVREAMDLAIKELQQPKKKANPASRGKGSSTARKDKVPEWISDQKEPDMSHEERSEKQDQLKKMLSKYKK
- the nrdR gene encoding transcriptional regulator NrdR, producing MRCPNCNHNGTRVLDSRPVHEGRSIRRRRECESCTYRFTTFETVEEIPLIVVKKDGAREEFSREKILRGLIKACEKRPVPLEKLETIVNEIERDLRNQGASEISSDTVGELVMDQLAKVDEVAYVRFASVYRQFKDINVFIRELKELINRAE
- a CDS encoding cytosolic protein, which codes for MGIKEFFSNRSETGERHQNDALKTHYFKATKEQAFTEAKAILQKHYKGEIVTNSPERGEFVFQVKGPKKALIVVTVVTVRAYKTAVDFSVSTETPLPVDFGFSKKVIETIYSDLKKKLTLIGTGISEQI
- the speD gene encoding adenosylmethionine decarboxylase, translating into MDTMGRHVIAELWGCDTEKLNNMKFIEETFVEAALKSGAEVREVAFHKFAPQGVSGVVIISESHLTIHSFPEHGYASIDVYTCGDLDPNVAANYIADALGADTRENIELPRGMGPVKPKVREEQSAFTS
- a CDS encoding glyceraldehyde-3-phosphate dehydrogenase, translating into MKSRVAINGFGRIGRMVFRKAIMEDSLEVVAINASYPPETLSHLIKYDSIHGTFDGEVTPIENGIKINNKKVVVLNNRDPKSLPWKEMGIDIVIEATGKFRTREEAGFHIDAGATKVIITAPGKNEDLTIVMGINESEYNDQKHHVLSNASCTTNCLAPVVQVLDKSFGIVSGMMTTVHAYTNDQKNIDNPHKDLRRARACGQSIIPTSTGAAKAISKVLPHLEGKLNGMSLRVPTPNVSLVDLVVDLKKEVTIDEVNDALKAASEGPLRGILAYSDEPLVSIDYNGNAHSSIVDGLSTMVVENKKVKVLAWYDNEWGYSCRVVDMAKYVGERIPERLKVSV
- the coaE gene encoding dephospho-CoA kinase (Dephospho-CoA kinase (CoaE) performs the final step in coenzyme A biosynthesis.), with the translated sequence MTMDIGLTGGIASGKSTVAEMIRRYDIPIIDADVMARKVVEPGEPALQDIFRLFGDDMKAEDGGLDRKKLGAVIFKDEEKRKVLNRILHPAIRKGMLDQAAALKERGSAHIVFDIPLLFESQLTHMVDQTLLVYVDAKTQLSRLVERDGSTEEEAFDRIQSQMPIEEKKELADDVIDNTGTREETEEQLNNILKKWRIL
- the ytaF gene encoding sporulation membrane protein YtaF, whose product is MYWVSLFFLAFAVSVDGFGVGLTYGLRRMKIPFKSILIISICSAISMLIAMGFGSLLQLWISDIVAQRIGGGILIALGGWVLYQMIRNNKEVEKTVSERILLHYEIRSIGVVISILRKPTTADFDDSGTITGIEAIMLGAALSLDAFGAGIGASMVGFPPIETSLLIACMSSLFLLLGLKFGNLTSNLKWMDKLSLLPGCLLIILGFLRM
- the mutM gene encoding DNA-formamidopyrimidine glycosylase gives rise to the protein MPELPEVETVKRTLEGLVVGKKVTNVVVKWPKIIKKPDDVEAFKMKVIGQTFTGVERRGKFLKLVLEDDVIVSHLRMEGKYKLSAIDEEFDHHTHVFFTFEDGTELRYHDVRKFGTMHLFPIGLEENELPLVQLGHEPFSEQFTSEVLQKGFQKTSRKVKTVLLDQTLVVGLGNIYVDEALFKARIHPERIASTLTNREIETLREQIVHTLSDAVNKGGSTIRSYVNSQGKVGTYQDNLFVYGRVGQGCKNCQTELEKIVVGGRGTTFCPLCQVNE
- the polA gene encoding DNA polymerase I, producing the protein MKNKLVLIDGNSIAYRAFFALPLLNNDKGVYTNAVLGFTTMLLKIIENESPTHMLVAFDAGKTTFRHKTYTEYKGGRQKTPSELSEQFPVIREVLDAFQIKRYEIKNYEADDIIGTVSDLASKEDWEVKIYSGDKDLLQLVSDNVHVALTKKGITDIDTYDPAFLREKYGLSPDQIIDMKALMGDNSDNIPGVPGVGEKTALKLLKQFGTVDAVFESLNDVSGKKLKEKLEENQEQAMMSKELVTIFKETPLELGITDLGYSGYNHEAVATLFSELGFKSLLNRIGGTEVEDEKIDDLDFETINEIEAKHLVSPSAMIVEVMDENYHNADIQGISLVNENGNYFIPTDLALQSQLFRNFLEDRSQKKWVFDAKRAVVALGWKGISLEGITFDLVIASYLLNPSESTHDLSAISRREGFSIVSSDESIYGKGAKRKLPEVDEFTDHLVRKAYAVYQLKDKLEEQLRNNEQYELFHDLEMPLTLVLGEMETKGVSVDTKFLEKMGEELNEKLSKIEAKVFELAGTEFNINSPKQLGEVLFEKLELPVIKKTKTGYSTSADVLEKLESKHEVIPEILLYRQLGKLNSTYIEGLLKVIYSDTGKIHTRFNQALTQTGRLSSTDPNLQNIPIRLEEGRKIRKAFIPSRKDWVMFAADYSQIELRVLAHIAQDKNLIEAFQQDEDIHTKTAMNVFNVDKEDVTSNMRRHAKAVNFGIVYGISDYGLSQSIDVSRKEAGEFIDRYLESFPGVKNYMEDVVTKAKEDGYVSTLLQRRRYLPEINSRNFNQRGFAERTAMNTPIQGTAADIIKLAMVQMETRLKEEKLETRMLLQVHDELIFEAPQEEIETLKRIVPEVMESAIKLDVPLKVDYEYGSTWYDAK